In a genomic window of Candidatus Binatia bacterium:
- a CDS encoding NAD-dependent succinate-semialdehyde dehydrogenase, with amino-acid sequence MLRSIDPATGQVIREYEEADAGKIASALELADRAQAAWRERPFGDRAAVLRRAGGILRARSAEYADVMAAEMGKPVAQGKSECEKCAWVCEWFAEQGERLLADEEIPTDASRSYVAYRPLGVVLAVMPWNFPFWQVFRFAAPALMAGNAGVLKHASNVSECALAIQSVWREAGAPEGVFTTLLVGSAAVGDMIASEHVRAVTLTGSTPAGRSVAAAAGRALKKTVLELGGSDPYVVLEDADVEAAADVCAAARLVNTGQSCIAAKRFIVVDAVREPFTERFVARMRAARFGDPRDPANGLGPLARHDLRDQLHAQVRASIQRGARALLGGEVPPGPGAYYPPTVLDKVVPGMPAYNEELFGPVAALIAARDEKDAIQIANDSSFGLGSAVFTRDLERGRRIAEHDLEAGSCFVNAQVHSDPRLPFGGIKESGYGRELAAFGIREFTNVKTIYLK; translated from the coding sequence ATGCTGCGTTCGATCGACCCGGCCACCGGCCAGGTGATCCGGGAATACGAAGAGGCGGACGCCGGGAAGATCGCGTCCGCACTGGAATTGGCCGACCGGGCCCAGGCTGCCTGGCGGGAGCGTCCGTTCGGGGACCGCGCCGCGGTGCTCCGCCGGGCCGGCGGCATTCTCCGCGCGAGGTCGGCCGAGTACGCGGACGTGATGGCCGCGGAGATGGGCAAGCCGGTCGCGCAGGGCAAGTCCGAGTGCGAGAAGTGCGCGTGGGTCTGCGAGTGGTTCGCCGAACAGGGCGAACGGCTGCTCGCGGACGAAGAGATCCCGACCGACGCCTCGCGGTCGTACGTGGCCTACCGGCCGCTAGGCGTCGTGCTCGCGGTCATGCCGTGGAATTTCCCCTTCTGGCAGGTCTTCCGCTTCGCCGCTCCCGCGCTGATGGCGGGAAACGCCGGCGTGCTGAAGCACGCCTCGAACGTGAGCGAATGCGCGCTCGCGATCCAGTCGGTGTGGCGCGAGGCCGGCGCGCCCGAGGGCGTGTTCACGACGTTGCTCGTGGGAAGCGCCGCGGTCGGCGACATGATCGCCTCGGAGCACGTGCGCGCGGTGACCCTGACCGGCAGCACGCCGGCAGGCCGATCGGTCGCCGCGGCCGCGGGGCGCGCTTTGAAGAAGACGGTGCTGGAGCTGGGAGGGAGCGACCCCTACGTCGTGCTCGAGGATGCGGACGTGGAGGCCGCCGCCGACGTCTGCGCCGCGGCGCGGCTCGTGAATACCGGGCAGTCGTGCATCGCGGCGAAGCGGTTCATCGTGGTGGATGCCGTCCGCGAGCCGTTCACTGAACGCTTCGTCGCCAGGATGCGCGCGGCCCGGTTCGGCGACCCGCGCGATCCTGCGAATGGGTTGGGGCCGCTCGCCCGGCACGACTTGAGAGATCAACTGCACGCCCAGGTGCGCGCCAGCATCCAGCGCGGCGCGCGGGCGCTGCTGGGCGGCGAGGTGCCTCCCGGGCCCGGCGCCTATTACCCGCCGACCGTGCTCGACAAGGTCGTCCCGGGAATGCCCGCCTACAACGAAGAGCTGTTCGGTCCGGTCGCGGCGCTCATCGCCGCGCGCGACGAAAAGGACGCCATCCAGATCGCGAACGACTCGTCCTTCGGGCTGGGCTCCGCCGTGTTCACGCGCGATCTCGAGCGAGGCCGCCGGATCGCCGAACACGATCTCGAAGCCGGCTCCTGCTTCGTGAATGCACAGGTGCACTCGGACCCCCGGCTGCCGTTCGGCGGGATCAAGGAATCGGGCTACGGCCGGGAGCTGGCGGCGTTCGGCATCCGGGAGTTCACGAACGTCAAAACGATCTATCTGAAATGA
- a CDS encoding ABC-F family ATP-binding cassette domain-containing protein, with the protein MIRLNDIGYSIGTRTLFEGVDWSIGPGDRVALVGPNGAGKTTLLKIILGEIAPERGNRVLSKGTRFGYLPQEAAEKFEGTVLDRALDAHRHLIEMREELDSLYQEIPTLSPDNPEMERLLDRAGELQHHLEQHDEHALEPEARRVLAGLGFSPEDQDRPLAEFSGGWRMRAALAALLLTDPTLLFLDEPTNHLDLPAMEWLEDYLEDFHGGLVVVSHDRVFLDRVTTEIRELDQEQLSEYAMSFTEYLEEREARRERLEAQNVQLDKKIAQLERFAERFGAKASKAAQAQSKRKQAERLKSRRVVLPRKPRHIRFQFPPPPHVGRVMVQLKDAAFAYEKRGRDIFHDATLEIQKGEKVAIVGANGAGKTTLLRVLAGQLQPREGEIEIHPQARLGYFAQHAAETLEGRLTVLEAVEEVASDDMRLRLRSLLGNFLFIGDDVFKQCRILSGGERQRVAIARMLLTPANLILLDEPTHHLDLAGKEVLEEALIQYPGAVVVVTHDRSLMARLATRILAVEDGRVVPYPGGYDDYEAARVAKAEAASRGTPGGGKTAAAVAKSEVRVSTPSGGERSEKHSKAGAHSSKAGAHSGKAQPAPKAHAAHNAKAAPNAHAAAKAEPSPKRAPDPRKRKQEEERLTRELEKQEAELKQIEAQLADPGVYADGARTKELLARYEGLRREVDSLWARLAELSEPPKPSPTR; encoded by the coding sequence TTGATCCGCCTGAACGACATCGGCTACTCCATCGGCACGCGCACGCTCTTCGAGGGCGTGGACTGGAGCATCGGTCCCGGCGACCGCGTGGCGCTCGTCGGGCCGAACGGCGCCGGCAAGACCACGCTCTTGAAGATCATCCTGGGGGAGATCGCGCCCGAGCGGGGGAATCGCGTCCTGTCCAAGGGGACCCGGTTCGGCTACCTGCCGCAGGAGGCCGCAGAGAAGTTCGAGGGCACGGTCCTGGACCGCGCGCTGGACGCGCACCGGCACCTGATCGAGATGCGCGAGGAGCTGGACTCGCTCTACCAGGAGATCCCGACGCTCTCGCCGGACAATCCCGAGATGGAGCGCCTGCTGGACCGCGCGGGCGAGCTGCAGCACCACCTGGAGCAGCACGACGAGCACGCCCTGGAGCCCGAGGCGCGCCGCGTGCTCGCGGGTCTCGGATTCTCGCCGGAAGATCAGGACCGTCCGCTCGCCGAATTCTCCGGCGGCTGGCGCATGCGCGCCGCACTCGCGGCCCTGCTCTTGACCGATCCCACGCTGCTCTTCCTGGACGAGCCCACGAATCATCTCGATCTGCCCGCGATGGAATGGCTGGAGGATTACCTCGAGGACTTCCACGGCGGGCTGGTCGTGGTCTCGCACGATCGCGTGTTCCTGGACCGCGTCACGACGGAGATCCGCGAGCTGGACCAGGAGCAGCTCTCCGAGTACGCGATGTCGTTCACGGAATACCTGGAAGAGCGCGAGGCGCGGCGGGAGCGGCTGGAGGCGCAAAACGTCCAGCTCGACAAGAAGATCGCGCAGCTCGAGCGCTTCGCCGAGCGGTTCGGCGCCAAGGCGTCGAAGGCGGCGCAGGCGCAGAGCAAGCGGAAGCAGGCGGAGCGGCTGAAGTCGCGCCGCGTGGTGCTGCCGCGCAAGCCGCGTCACATCCGGTTCCAGTTCCCGCCGCCCCCGCACGTGGGGCGCGTCATGGTGCAGCTCAAGGATGCCGCGTTCGCCTACGAGAAGCGCGGGCGCGACATCTTCCACGACGCCACGCTCGAGATCCAGAAGGGCGAGAAGGTCGCGATCGTGGGCGCCAACGGCGCCGGCAAGACGACCCTCCTGCGCGTTCTGGCGGGCCAGCTCCAGCCGCGCGAGGGGGAAATCGAGATCCATCCGCAGGCGCGGCTCGGCTACTTCGCGCAGCACGCGGCCGAGACGCTCGAAGGAAGGCTCACGGTGCTGGAAGCGGTGGAAGAGGTGGCGTCCGACGACATGCGGCTGCGGCTCCGCTCGCTGCTCGGGAATTTCCTCTTCATCGGCGACGACGTGTTCAAGCAATGCCGGATCTTGTCGGGAGGCGAGCGGCAGCGGGTGGCGATCGCGCGCATGCTGCTCACGCCGGCGAACCTGATCCTGCTGGATGAGCCGACGCATCATCTCGATCTGGCCGGCAAAGAGGTCCTGGAGGAGGCGCTGATCCAGTATCCCGGCGCCGTGGTGGTCGTGACGCACGACCGCTCGCTGATGGCGCGGCTGGCGACGCGCATCCTGGCCGTCGAGGATGGCCGCGTGGTGCCCTATCCGGGCGGTTACGACGACTACGAGGCCGCGCGGGTGGCGAAGGCGGAGGCCGCGTCGCGCGGCACGCCCGGAGGTGGAAAGACCGCGGCGGCTGTTGCGAAGTCGGAAGTCCGGGTTTCGACGCCGTCAGGCGGCGAGAGGTCTGAGAAGCACAGCAAGGCCGGCGCGCACTCGAGCAAGGCCGGTGCGCACTCGGGCAAGGCGCAGCCCGCCCCGAAGGCGCATGCCGCCCACAACGCGAAAGCCGCTCCGAACGCGCACGCCGCCGCGAAGGCGGAGCCGTCTCCCAAACGCGCTCCCGACCCTCGCAAGCGGAAGCAGGAAGAAGAGCGTCTCACGCGAGAGCTGGAGAAGCAGGAGGCGGAGCTCAAGCAGATCGAAGCGCAGCTCGCCGACCCCGGAGTCTACGCCGACGGGGCGCGCACGAAGGAGCTCCTGGCCCGCTACGAGGGCTTGCGCCGCGAGGTGGATTCCCTGTGGGCGCGTCTGGCCGAGCTCAGCGAGCCGCCGAAGCCCTCGCCCACGCGCTGA
- a CDS encoding sigma-70 family RNA polymerase sigma factor yields the protein MESPTPAGDERNLLARCRAGDTRAFSILVERYRDRAYGLALRMVRSPSDAEEVAQDAFVRAWRSLADFRGDSSFGTWLYRIVWRRAVDRAAVLRTRMGKETALEEMPEVGRTAVARESSAADTGDASEWDRITEGLSDAQRAVVTLFYYEDMALKDVARVLDMPEGTVKTHLSRARAALRARYREGNHAM from the coding sequence ATGGAGTCCCCGACGCCGGCCGGGGATGAGCGGAATCTCCTTGCGCGCTGCCGCGCCGGGGACACCCGGGCGTTCTCCATCCTGGTCGAACGCTATCGCGATCGGGCGTACGGGCTGGCGCTGCGGATGGTGCGGTCGCCCTCGGACGCCGAGGAGGTCGCGCAGGATGCCTTCGTGAGGGCCTGGCGATCGCTGGCCGACTTTCGCGGCGATTCCTCGTTCGGGACCTGGCTCTACCGGATCGTCTGGCGGCGGGCGGTGGATCGCGCGGCCGTGCTGCGCACGCGAATGGGAAAGGAGACGGCGCTCGAGGAGATGCCGGAAGTCGGGCGCACCGCGGTCGCCCGCGAGAGCTCGGCAGCGGACACGGGCGACGCCTCCGAGTGGGATCGGATCACGGAGGGTCTCTCGGACGCGCAGCGCGCGGTGGTCACGTTGTTCTACTATGAAGACATGGCGCTCAAGGACGTGGCCCGGGTGCTGGACATGCCCGAGGGCACGGTGAAGACGCATTTGAGCCGGGCGAGGGCCGCGCTTCGGGCGCGGTATCGGGAAGGGAACCATGCGATGTGA